tatttttgtggcaGGATACCACAATCCGAAACGTTATCAAAATAAAGCCATTCTTGGACAGCaatggagagaaaagagagaaagatcGGCTTCCCCAAATAGGAACCGAAGTTGTAAGCTGATGAAATCTAGGCACCTACTGGATCTTGTCCTGCTTGGTGGTCAACATGAGCTTACTGCCCAGCAGCAAATGCCTCAACGGGGAAAGTCTTGGTGATACCAGCAAGACTCTTGAAGTTGATTTTTCCGGCAGGCTGATCAACGATTATTTCACTAACCGGAGGCCATAGCATAAGCTCCTTAGCCTTCACTCCCTTGAGCTTCTTAATCTTCTGCTTCTCAACATAGCCTTTGATTTCAGTGTCATAACTCACAAGCTTACTGATCAACTTGAAGCTGTGTTCGACCTTCTTCTTCTGGACGATCCACATGTAGCCGGTGGCTCTCACAAAGCCAACTTCGATCACATCAGCAAGAGGCAAAAGCCCTAGCGGAAGTTCAAACTCTTGGAGCAAGGCGGTAGCCAATCTCAGTCCCTCCTCGTGGCCTTTCTTCACGATTCCTC
This genomic stretch from Pyrus communis chromosome 2, drPyrComm1.1, whole genome shotgun sequence harbors:
- the LOC137722913 gene encoding uncharacterized protein At5g01610-like, with amino-acid sequence MAEKEGGIVKKGHEEGLRLATALLQEFELPLGLLPLADVIEVGFVRATGYMWIVQKKKVEHSFKLISKLVSYDTEIKGYVEKQKIKKLKGVKAKELMLWPPVSEIIVDQPAGKINFKSLAGITKTFPVEAFAAGQ